The genomic stretch ACCTGTCTGATCGGTATTGATACACTGGTTTAATTCCTGGCGCCAAATCTCGATATCTTTGTTGGCTGCCTCTAATTGCTTTTGCGAAAGCTTCTTCGCGTTATTCTTCATGAAGGCAGAGCGCCCTTTAAGAGCAGGTGCATCATCGGCTTTAGCATAATTTAAACGATATTCTCTCTCGGTATGAAATACTGCTGAGACCTCTGCGCCAGAACTTTCTTGAGAGACAAGGGATATCTTCGTATCAAGTAGCTTCCAGTGCCTAAGATCCGTATCTTTTTTAAGATAATCGCCTAATTGTGCCTGCAGCTCTTTGATTGTTACTGAAGATAGTTGTTTGTTTTGATTATTGCTAGCTATAGCGTATCCAGTGATAACAATTAAAAGTAAGAGCGTAAAAAAGATTAGACTTTTACTCATGATAAGCCTCCCAGCGCTAGTTGAGCCAGAATCAAATTTATTGCAAATACTAAATGATTATCTTGCAGATATTAGTTTAGCAGCATCTACTAAACCAGAGCCTTGTTCCTCTGGCGTTGTATTTTGGAGATAGCTTGCCGTTCTTTTTAATTGCTCCAAAATCTGAAGAGGTGTAAGCTCAGGATTGATCTGCAATTTCAAGGCTACAGCACCAGTAACATGTGGTGCTGCCATGCTGGTGCCATTTAAGGTTGCATAACCCCCATTGTTAAAAGTCGAATAAATATTACTTCCCGGTGCAGCTACGTCAATTTCTGGACCACGGCTGCTAAACGATGTAACTAGATTATTCTCGTCGGTTGCGGCAACAGCAATTACCTCATTAAATCTAGCTGGATAATTCACAGTATTTAAACCTGGCCCATTATTTCCAGCCGCCGCTACAATAATTAGGCCAGTGCTGCAAGCGTTCTTTACAGCCTTATGTAAAGCTTTGCTGTAAGTGGTTGTTCCAAGACTCATATTCGCAACCTGTATACGGTTATCCACTGCCCATTGCAAGCCCTCGATAACATCGGAAATCCTACCTGACCCTGTTTTATCTAAAACTTTTACTGCAAAAAGCTCAGCCTTTGGTGCTGCACCTATAACACCAATACTATTATCAACTGCAGCTACAATGCCGGCAACATGGCTACCGTGACCATGATCATCGTTTGCGCTTGCCTTACGGTTGATTGCGTTAAAACCGCCTTTTACGTTTGCAGCTAAATCCGGATGGGCTATATCAATTCCAGTATCGATAACCGCAACTTTAACCCCTGAGCCTATCGATACTGGCCATACAAGGTCTGCGTTAATCCTATCTATGCCCCAGGGTAAAGCCTGGGTTGATTCAGCGATGGTTTTGCCACCTAAAGCGACAACGATTCCATCATTCTCAATTCCAATAACACCAGGGCTCTTAGCCAAAGCTGTCTGCGCTTCTGATGGCAACACAGCAACTGCGGCGTTTATTAAATGGAGGTGTTTCAAGCGGTATCCGTATTTGCGAATCAAAGCGTCTTGCGCTTCCGGCTTTACCTTATTATCAAATAGAATGATCTTTCTTTCGTAGGTCTTGCTGCCAGAAGCTGCTACGATCGAGGCAGTCAACATTAATACTATGCAAATAAGCATACATGAAAGCGCTAATCTCTTTTGCATTTTGTACTCTCCTTAACTAAGGGATTCGCTTAGAAATTGTTTAACCCAAAATCGGATTCGACCCAATACCAACAGAGCGCACGAAACGTGCGATCCTAATTATAAGCTATCGCCTGCCTTAATCCTATTAATTGCCCTGAACGCTATATGATCCCTTATAATCCCTTTAGCTATAGAAAACCGTGGCCTAATAAGAATTTCCAAGACCAAAATGCAAAAGATTATATAGAAGACCGCTGCTGCGGCCAAGCAAG from Actinomycetota bacterium encodes the following:
- a CDS encoding S8 family peptidase — protein: MQKRLALSCMLICIVLMLTASIVAASGSKTYERKIILFDNKVKPEAQDALIRKYGYRLKHLHLINAAVAVLPSEAQTALAKSPGVIGIENDGIVVALGGKTIAESTQALPWGIDRINADLVWPVSIGSGVKVAVIDTGIDIAHPDLAANVKGGFNAINRKASANDDHGHGSHVAGIVAAVDNSIGVIGAAPKAELFAVKVLDKTGSGRISDVIEGLQWAVDNRIQVANMSLGTTTYSKALHKAVKNACSTGLIIVAAAGNNGPGLNTVNYPARFNEVIAVAATDENNLVTSFSSRGPEIDVAAPGSNIYSTFNNGGYATLNGTSMAAPHVTGAVALKLQINPELTPLQILEQLKRTASYLQNTTPEEQGSGLVDAAKLISAR